A region of the Peromyscus leucopus breed LL Stock chromosome X, UCI_PerLeu_2.1, whole genome shotgun sequence genome:
tgtgggtgctgagaattgaaccaaggtccctCGGAAGGGCActcagtgttcctaaccactgagccatctctctagctcttggtataattttttttcttacatagcaAAAGCGAAGTACAGAGAAGTATTGGCCCGAGGTCACACAGTTGGTAAGAGGCAAAGCTTGGGTTTGCGTCTAGGCAGTTTGCTTTCAGGGTCTGGACGTCTTTGAACCTATCTAGAGCCCTTGCTAGTCCTTCCTTCCTGAGCTGTGTGTTTGCTGATCTTTGCCTGTTGGTGgtggggatgatgatgatggtatgGTGATAATTATTTTGTGggtactagggatggaacccagggccttgctcatgtAAGCAAGCACTCTGACCCACATCCCCAGTTCTCTTTTTTTAGGCAGTACGTAGTAGATAATAGATAGGTTCATGACCTTCTTCTCAAAGACTGGATATTGTTTTCCTAAGCTGTCACTGctcttttgattttgttaattatatttttcttaaagttgtttctgttttttcataTGGGCAGAGATCCTGTGTTCTTTTATGGCCTTTGGATTTTGAGTGATAGTTAGCAAGGCtgagctttgcttttgtttttgttttcggagacagggtttctctgtgtagaccaggctggcctcgaactcacagagatccacctgcctctgcctcctaagtgctttaggattaaaggcgtgcgccaccactggcagCAAGCCtgctgagctctgatctcttttCTTGACCTTGCAGTACTGACTATGAAGGCTTTGTGGCTGTCGCTGAGGCCCGGATGCCTTGGTGATGCAGGGGGGACGTGGGAGGGAGATGGCAGGTGAAAGAGTCAGGGAAGGTGCGATAGATAGTCCCGTGGCCCCCAGAGCAGGAGGCGCCTCCCTGCTTGGCAAATGCGGGCTTGCCTTCTTACCCTCAGTCTCATTGTCTGGTTGTACTTGCCAACCCCCAGGACCTGGGCTATCCCTTGGAGCTTGGCTATCAGAACTTCCTCTATCCCAGTGAGCCTGACCTCCGAGACCTGCTTCTCTTCTTGGCTGAGCGGCTACCCACTGATGCCTCTGAGGATGCAGACCAGCCTGCAGGTATGGGGTCCTGCAGGACTGGGGAAACGGACTGTATTTCCAGGGTGACAGGGGCTGAGAGAGGTGGCAGGAAGGGTAGGGGGCAGGATGTAGCTTCAGGAGACCTGGGTGGGACCGAGGACAGAGAGCAGATGGATGCCAGGCAAGTAGCTAGGAGCTCCTGTACCTCTGATCCTCCCTCACTCCATGCTCATTACGTGGGTGTTCTTGGTGTTCTCTAAATGTGCCAGGCACAGTCTAGCCTCAGGGTGTTTGGGTCCCTGGATTATTCTTCTCTCAGATCTCTTCGTAGTCAACTCCGTGTCAGGTGAGGCCAGCCCTGGGGGCACACGCTGCTGAAGATAGCCGTGAATGTCAACCAAGACACAGCTGCAAAGCTGTTTAAAATGTTAGGAGATTTTTTTGGCGTGACTCAATTGCACTGTTCTTGAgcgtgaactttgtagatgataaCATCATGTCAGAATGTCAAAAGGTTAAATACATCCTTCgctctctgtggcttctgctctgTTACCTCAGCAGGGCCTTTCACTGCCTGCTCTTTGGAACATTCTGGCTCCTTTTAGCAatccttctctctcctgcttAGAATAGATGGTCCTATTCatgaagtttcttttctgttatctTGCTGACTCCCTGAAGATGGGGACCTTATCACTTTTTCCCCTGAAGTGGTGTTTAGCCCGGTAACTGGTACCTACCTAGTTTAAGCTCAGTAACTGTTGAATGCCTGAGAATGCTACTTGAGTCCAACTGCATCTGGAGGCGAGAGATCAGGGGCTCTGGCTGGCTTCCCAGTGCTTTCAGATTTGTGGCATGTCCCCCCATCCCTCACCCCATAGGTGACTCGGCTATTTTCCTCCGGGCCATTGGGAGCCAAATCCGGGACCAGCTGGCCGTGCCCtgggtcccacctctccttcgAACCCCCAAGCTGCAACGCCTCCAGGTGGGATCCCCACCTCCTATCCATCTGGACTTGCCCCCTCCTTGCCTTCTTGGTCCTCAGCCACTTGCCCAGGTTGTTGGCCCCCTTCCCCTAGGGCCTCATTCCCGAGGCTGACTCCGCTCTCCCCACAGGGTTCCGGCCTCCAGCACTCGTTCCACACGAGCAGGTTGGTTCTGTCTGAACTGAGTTCCAGAGGAGGTGAGGCTGCAGTTGTGTGGATCTAagtgaggaggggagaggtgCGTGTGTGGGTGCTGGTGCACGGTGGGACAGCTGGCTgacactgcttctgcctccagagccaCGGGAGTTCCAGGCAAGTCCTCTGCTGCTACCAGCCCCCACCCAGGTGCCCCAGCTGATGCGGAGGGCAGCCTCCCTCCTCGAACATCACGCCGTCCAGCTCTGCCAGCCTGTGAACAGGGACAGCCCAGGAGATGAAGACCGAGTGTGCTGGGCACACCGCCTCCAAACCCAGGTACCACCAGTGTTCAGCTCTCGTCCCAAGGCTTCTGCTTCCGGTGGCTCCTGTTAGCTCTCCGCATCCCATTTCCCCCACACTGTCCCTCTCTTCATTGTTCTCCTCTGTGTGCACCCGCCTGGCTCCCTGCCTGAAAGAACAGATGAGAAGGACGGAGCCTGCAGCAAGTCTTCCCCCTTtgcctgctttcctgttctgaAAACGGGATGGTGGGGTAGTGACTTTTCATGAATTTTCCCCGGGACTGTTGGGAGTATTCCCTGTGCGGACTGGGGCTCGTCCCtgagctctgtctctgtctcggcCTTTGTCAGTGATCCTCATGGGTTCTGGCTCTGGGTGTCTGCACCATCTCCCCCTGTTCCTGTCTTTCTTGTTGTGGAGTTTCCCTGTCCCTCCTTCTCACCCTTTCTGCCTCTCCGTTTGTATACGGCATCTCTCTGTTCAGTTTTGCCTGTCCCTTCTTGTCCCCTCCTAcctcttcatcttctttctcCACCCCTGCCCACTTCTGTatctgtcccctctcccccataTCTGCTTCTCCAcctgtcccccctccccaccacactcCCCCCAGTCCATTTCCGCTgtgtctctttctatctatctctGCTACTCCGGTTGCCGTttgcttcttctttctctctccctgccccctctcaGGTTTTTTAGGAgagatttgagacagagtctcactgtgtaacccaagcCAGCATCACAATttacaatccccctgcctcggcctcctgagttcGGGGACTACAAGCATGTCTCCTCTCTAAGTTGGCAGGCATTTGGAAGCATAAATATAGAGGGGTTATTCTAATGATTCCtgcctttcttccattctcttttaaCTTTCTCCTTACATTTCTGAGcaaatcccagagcttgggatgtagctccatggtagaacacttacctggcatgtacaaggccctgggttctatgtTCAGGATCAAACCCTAGCCAACCCAATCTGTCACATAATTTCAACTCTTAAGGAGTCCAGATGACGTGTCATTACTCATAGGAACATTTTTTATGTAACCATTCTGCCATTTTCATACTGAATGAAATGAATGATTTCTTAGTACCCTTCACCACTGAAAtggtctcttttcttctctcctttactTATCTTCCTCTGTCCCGAACTTGGAACCATTTTGGTCTGGTACTCTCCCTTTTGTGTCTGCTGCCCACcatcctttctgtctccttctgaTTGGAAAGCTCCAGGCTCACTTTGCTCTCTTCTCACATTCTTCTGCAGGGTGAGGAGTGAGCGGGTAGAGACATGTAGCTGTGGAGAAAGGCACCTCTCTGTCCGTGGGGAGCTCCTAGGCCAATAGGGCAGGGACGGCCTTGGTGGGAAGGCAGGGTTCTAGGAACCAGCAGGcccttgtcttcctcttcccGTCTTTTCTTTCCAGGAGGATTCCCGGGCTCCACAGCAGCGACTGTACAAGCAGCTGGCTGAACATCTGCGTCAAAGCTGGGGCCCACTTGGAGCCCCGACACAAGTCCGAGATCTAGGAGAGATGCTACAGGCCTGGGGTGCTAGGGATAAGACTAGTACCCCCAAAGGCTCCCGCTTCACCCATTCAGAGAAGTTTACCTTCCATGTGGTGGGTAGGCCAGAGTGGACTGTGTTGATGGCTGACTTTGAGGGTTGCCTTATGTATTAACACCACTGTATTCTATACAAGTTCCCTGTGCCTACTGAATAGGCCCTGTCCAACTGGGAGAGACTCCCCTAGCTTCTTGGGACTTGAGTGGAGAACGGGCAGATAGATGGGACTTGTGTAAGGGGTGTGAAGTACTCCCAGCACAAATCCCATCCTTCCTTGGGCTTTCCTTTGGTTAACATGTTTGCTTTGAGAACATCTTTTCTTCTTGGATACCCACCCAGAGGAACACCTGCCTTTCTCATGGACATTTTGGCCAGGGTGGTTATAGGACCGGGTGGTTATAGGGTCGGGGTGGCTACAGGGTCAGGGTGGTTATAGGACCGGGTGGTTATAGGGTCGGGGTGGCTACGGGGCCGGGGTGGTTATAGGATCGGGGTGGTCAGGGTTAGCCTCAGGGAGGTTTCCTTGTGGTCGCCACTCTAAACTGTGCTTTACTCTGCTGTAGTCACAGTCTGAAAACTGTCAGTGGTTGAGCGGACATGGGTACAGTGCTTGAGGGTGCTTTGGGCTTTAAGGCTAGGCTGTGAAGGATAGGACCTTGTGTGACTGACAACCAGGTTGCTGCTTCTATCCATAGGAGCCCCAGGTCCAGGCCACCCAGGTACCAGACGTACCAGCTACCTCCCAGAGGCCTGAACAGGTaaggaaggacacacacacacacacacacacacacacacacacacacacacacacacagaaagagagagagggtgtgtgtgtgtgtgtgtgtgtgtgtgtgtgtgtgtgtgtgtgtgtgtgtcagtccaGCTGGGCTATTGCCTGTCTTCTGGACTTGGTAGCTCCACCTAGACTGGCCTGTGCTTCCCAGGACACACGGGCAGCTCAAGAGCAGGAGTTAGAGTCCCTTCGGGAGCAGCTGGCAAGTGTGAACCACAACATTGAGGAGGTTGAAGCTGACATGAAGACCCTGGGAATGAACCTTATGCAGgtgaggggctgggagagggACCTGGGCTGGATCAGGTCCCAAACTAGGGCCTTGAGAGATGCTCCGTAGAGGTGCATAGATGCCAGGCTTGTTGATGGAGGATGCTAGGGACCTCTGGTGTTATTGAAGGTTCGGGAGAACTTGTGAGGCAAAGAAAGATGTTGGATTGATGGCTTGGTGGACCTATAGGGGTTAGAGGCACATTTGGGTACCAGTCAGGCTTTGTTGGGGGACATAGCAGCCATGGGCATCAGTGGAGCAAGATGGGTCTGTATGGGCAGGGACTTGCAGGGCTTCTCAGGGCTTCTGGCTGTCGGTATGGAGCTGAAGATCCAGAGGCCTGGAGTAGGTAGAGGCCATGGGGTGCTCTGTAGGGCCGTGAGCTGGGCCAGGGCCATAAGGGGCTCACTAGGATTATAAGCTGTGTATATGACTGGGGGCTTGCCTGTGAGTCTACCAGGTGGAAAGCGAGTGTCGACAAAGTGAAGTCAGCGTGGCTGAGCAGGAGCAGGCCCTCCGCTTGAAGAGCAGGGCGGTGGAATTGCTGCCTGACGGGGCCGCCAACCTCGCCAAGCTGCAGGTgggctggggttggggttgggCTGAGACGGGCGGGGTGGATGGGTCCAGCCCGTTTTGACCTACTCCCCGACTCCTGCCAGCATGTGGTGGAGAGCAGTGCCCAGCGGGTTATTCATCTAGCAAGTCAGTGGGAGAAACATCGAGTCCCGCTTCTTGCCGAGTACCGCCACCTCCGAAAACTCCAGGACTGTAGGGAGGTAGGTGGCAGAGTCCCGAGCGGAGATGTACCGCTTCCATTGGGGGCTGTCTCTAAGCTCTGCTCACTGCCTTCTGTCTATGGGTTCCTGGCAGCTGGAATCATCTCGACGGCTGGCAGAAATCCAGGAGCTGCACCAGAGTGTTCGAGCAGCTGCAGAAGAGGCTCGCAGGAAGGAGGAGGTCTATAAGCAGCTGGTGAGGCCGATTTTAGGGCCCCGGGTTGTAATGGTGGGTGAGGTGTGGGGCTTGGGCTCATGCCGGCCATGTTCCTGTCTAGGTGTCGGAGCTGGAGAGTCTGCCAAAAGATGTGTCCCGGCTGGCCTATACCCAGCGCATCCTGGAGATTGTGGGCAACATCcggaagcagaaggaagagatCACTAAGGTGTGCCACTGTGGCTCTGATGGGTGGATCATGTGGGCAGACAGGAATA
Encoded here:
- the Ccdc22 gene encoding coiled-coil domain-containing protein 22 isoform X1, encoding MEEADRILIHSLRQAGTAVPPEVQTLRAFTTELVVEAVVRCLRVINPDVASGLSHLLPPAMSARFRLAMNLAQACMDLGYPLELGYQNFLYPSEPDLRDLLLFLAERLPTDASEDADQPAGDSAIFLRAIGSQIRDQLAVPWVPPLLRTPKLQRLQGSGLQHSFHTSRLVLSELSSRGEPREFQASPLLLPAPTQVPQLMRRAASLLEHHAVQLCQPVNRDSPGDEDRVCWAHRLQTQEDSRAPQQRLYKQLAEHLRQSWGPLGAPTQVRDLGEMLQAWGARDKTSTPKGSRFTHSEKFTFHVEPQVQATQVPDVPATSQRPEQDTRAAQEQELESLREQLASVNHNIEEVEADMKTLGMNLMQVESECRQSEVSVAEQEQALRLKSRAVELLPDGAANLAKLQHVVESSAQRVIHLASQWEKHRVPLLAEYRHLRKLQDCRELESSRRLAEIQELHQSVRAAAEEARRKEEVYKQLVSELESLPKDVSRLAYTQRILEIVGNIRKQKEEITKILSDTKELQKEINSLSGKLDRTFAVTDELVFKDAKKDDAVRKAYKYLAALHENCSQLIQTIEDTGTIMREVRDLEEQIETEMGKKTLSNLEKICEDYRALRQENAGLLGRVREA
- the Ccdc22 gene encoding coiled-coil domain-containing protein 22 isoform X2 codes for the protein MEEADRILIHSLRQAGTAVPPEVQTLRAFTTELVVEAVVRCLRVINPDVASGLSHLLPPAMSARFRLAMNLAQACMDLGYPLELGYQNFLYPSEPDLRDLLLFLAERLPTDASEDADQPAGDSAIFLRAIGSQIRDQLAVPWVPPLLRTPKLQRLQGSGLQHSFHTSRLVLSELSSRGEPREFQASPLLLPAPTQVPQLMRRAASLLEHHAVQLCQPVNRDSPGDEDRVCWAHRLQTQEDSRAPQQRLYKQLAEHLRQSWGPLGAPTQVRDLGEMLQAWGARDKTSTPKGSRFTHSEKFTFHVEPQVQATQVPDVPATSQRPEQDTRAAQEQELESLREQLASVNHNIEEVEADMKTLGMNLMQVESECRQSEVSVAEQEQALRLKSRAVELLPDGAANLAKLQHVVESSAQRVIHLASQWEKHRVPLLAEYRHLRKLQDCRELESSRRLAEIQELHQSVRAAAEEARRKEEVYKQLVSELESLPKDVSRLAYTQRILEIVGNIRKQKEEITKVELLQHIIVTYSLPPPPQHSE